In Streptomyces capitiformicae, one genomic interval encodes:
- a CDS encoding LacI family DNA-binding transcriptional regulator, with translation MAGHGARGRSGRRPTLEEVAARAGVGRGTVSRVINGSPRVSEATRAAVEAAVAELGYVPNTAARALAANRTDAIAMVVPEPETRFFAEPYFSDMLKGVGAQLSDTEMQLLLIFAGSDRERRRLAQYLAAHRVDGVLLVSVHADDPLPDLLSQLEIPAVISGPRSEHETLPSVDSDNYGGGRSAVEHLIARGRTRIATITGRLDVYGAQRRIDGYREALADAGREVDERLIVSGDFTEEGGRRAMTELLSRCPDLDAVFAESDVMAAGARQVLREAGRRIPDDVALVGYDDSAIARHMDPPLTSVRQPIEEMGRAMIDLLLDEIADRRPAVSRGLDRRQVVLPTELVTRASS, from the coding sequence GTGGCAGGCCACGGAGCACGGGGCCGTAGCGGCCGCCGGCCGACGCTGGAAGAGGTCGCGGCCCGGGCCGGTGTCGGCCGGGGCACGGTGTCCCGGGTGATCAACGGCTCGCCGAGGGTCAGCGAGGCGACCCGCGCGGCGGTCGAGGCGGCGGTCGCGGAGCTCGGTTACGTCCCGAACACGGCGGCCCGCGCCCTCGCGGCGAACCGCACCGATGCGATCGCGATGGTCGTCCCCGAGCCGGAGACCCGCTTCTTCGCCGAGCCGTACTTCTCCGACATGCTGAAGGGCGTCGGCGCCCAGCTCTCCGACACGGAGATGCAGCTCCTGCTGATCTTCGCGGGCAGCGACCGGGAGCGCCGCCGTCTGGCCCAGTACCTGGCGGCGCACCGCGTGGACGGCGTCCTTCTGGTTTCTGTACACGCGGACGACCCGCTGCCCGATTTGCTTTCACAACTGGAAATCCCGGCGGTGATCAGCGGCCCCCGCTCCGAGCACGAGACGCTCCCTTCCGTCGACTCCGACAACTACGGCGGCGGCCGCTCGGCGGTGGAACACCTGATCGCGCGCGGCCGTACCCGGATAGCCACGATCACCGGCCGCCTCGACGTCTACGGCGCCCAGCGCCGTATCGACGGCTACCGCGAGGCCCTGGCGGACGCCGGCCGTGAGGTCGACGAGCGTCTGATCGTCTCCGGCGACTTCACGGAGGAGGGCGGCCGCAGGGCGATGACCGAACTCCTGTCCCGCTGCCCCGATCTGGACGCGGTCTTCGCCGAGTCGGACGTCATGGCGGCCGGCGCCCGGCAGGTCCTCCGCGAGGCCGGCCGCCGCATACCCGACGACGTGGCCCTCGTCGGCTACGACGACTCGGCCATCGCCCGCCACATGGACCCACCCCTGACCAGCGTCCGCCAGCCCATCGAGGAAATGGGCCGAGCCATGATCGACCTCCTCCTCGACGAGATCGCCGACCGCCGCCCGGCGGTGTCCCGGGGCCTGGACCGCCGCCAGGTGGTGCTGCCTACGGAGCTGGTGACGCGGGCTTCTTCCTGA
- the orn gene encoding oligoribonuclease, whose amino-acid sequence MNDRMVWIDCEMTGLSLSDDALIEVAALVTDSELNVLGEGVDIVIRPPDSALETMPEVVRQMHTASGLLDALPGGTTLADAEEQVLAYVREHVKEPGKAPLCGNSVGTDRGFLFRDMPTLEDYLHYRIVDVSSIKELARRWYPRAYFNSPEKNGNHRALADIRESIAELRYYREAIFVPQPGPDSDTARTIAAKHVLPAR is encoded by the coding sequence ATGAACGATCGCATGGTGTGGATCGACTGCGAGATGACCGGCCTCTCGCTGTCCGACGACGCGCTCATCGAGGTGGCCGCCCTCGTCACCGACTCCGAGCTGAACGTACTCGGCGAGGGAGTCGACATCGTCATCCGCCCGCCGGACTCGGCACTGGAGACCATGCCGGAGGTGGTGCGCCAGATGCACACCGCGTCCGGCCTCCTCGACGCCCTCCCCGGCGGCACGACGCTCGCCGACGCCGAGGAGCAGGTCCTGGCGTACGTACGCGAACACGTGAAGGAGCCGGGCAAGGCCCCCCTGTGCGGCAACTCGGTGGGCACGGACCGGGGCTTCCTGTTCCGGGACATGCCGACCCTGGAGGACTACCTCCACTACCGCATCGTGGACGTCTCCTCCATCAAGGAGCTGGCCCGCCGCTGGTACCCGAGGGCGTACTTCAACAGCCCCGAGAAGAACGGCAACCACCGGGCCCTCGCCGACATCCGCGAATCCATCGCCGAGCTCCGCTACTACCGCGAGGCGATCTTCGTCCCCCAGCCCGGCCCGGACTCGGACACGGCCCGCACGATCGCCGCCAAGCACGTCCTGCCTGCGCGGTAA
- a CDS encoding helix-turn-helix domain-containing protein, giving the protein MSHDSTAAPDAAARKLSGRRRKEIVAVLLFSGGPIFESSIPLSVFGIDRQDAGVPRYRLLVCAGEEGPLRTTGGLELTAPNGLEAISRAGTVVVPAWRSITSPPPEEALDALRRAHEEGARIVGLCTGAFVLAAAGLLDSRPATTHWMYAPTLAKRYPSVHVDPRELFVDDGDVLTSAGTAAGIDLCLHIVRTDHGNEAAGALARRLVVPPRRSGGQERYLDRSLPEEIGADPLAEVVAWALEHLHEQFDVETLAARAYMSRRTFDRRFRSLTGSAPLQWLITQRVLQAQRLLETSDYSVDEVAGRCGFRSPVALRGHFRRQLGSSPAAYRAAYRARRPQGDKHGDHHDGPNGAHSTAGPPAMAPEHAPVPLQARRTAAASALAPSASLSAEGAKPELYATGRLPGQRSAP; this is encoded by the coding sequence ATGAGCCACGACTCCACCGCCGCGCCGGATGCCGCGGCCCGGAAACTCTCCGGGCGACGCCGCAAGGAGATCGTCGCGGTGCTGCTGTTCAGCGGCGGCCCCATCTTCGAGAGTTCCATACCGCTTTCGGTGTTCGGGATCGACCGCCAGGACGCCGGCGTACCGCGCTACCGCCTGCTGGTGTGCGCGGGCGAGGAAGGCCCGCTGCGGACCACAGGGGGCCTGGAACTCACCGCGCCGAACGGCCTTGAAGCGATCTCACGGGCGGGCACGGTGGTCGTGCCCGCATGGCGTTCGATCACCTCACCGCCGCCGGAGGAGGCGCTCGACGCACTGCGCCGGGCGCACGAAGAGGGGGCCCGCATCGTAGGGCTGTGCACCGGCGCCTTCGTGCTGGCCGCCGCCGGCCTGCTGGACAGCAGGCCCGCGACGACACACTGGATGTACGCGCCGACGCTGGCCAAGCGCTATCCGTCCGTCCACGTCGACCCACGAGAGCTCTTCGTGGACGACGGCGACGTACTGACATCGGCCGGCACCGCAGCCGGAATCGATCTCTGTCTGCACATCGTGCGGACGGACCACGGCAACGAGGCGGCAGGGGCCCTGGCCCGGCGTCTCGTCGTGCCACCGCGTCGATCGGGCGGCCAGGAGCGCTATCTCGATCGATCTTTACCAGAGGAGATCGGCGCCGACCCGCTCGCCGAGGTCGTCGCCTGGGCACTGGAGCACCTCCACGAGCAGTTCGACGTGGAGACGCTCGCGGCACGGGCGTACATGAGCCGCCGTACGTTCGACCGCCGTTTCCGGTCGCTGACCGGAAGCGCGCCGCTGCAGTGGCTGATCACCCAGCGGGTCCTTCAGGCCCAGCGGCTGCTGGAGACGTCGGACTACTCGGTGGACGAGGTCGCGGGACGCTGCGGCTTCCGTTCGCCGGTGGCGCTGCGCGGGCACTTCCGCCGCCAGCTCGGCTCGTCCCCGGCGGCGTACCGGGCGGCGTACCGGGCCCGGCGCCCGCAGGGCGACAAGCACGGCGACCACCACGACGGCCCGAACGGCGCGCACAGCACCGCCGGACCGCCGGCGATGGCGCCGGAGCACGCCCCGGTGCCGCTCCAGGCCCGTCGTACGGCCGCGGCGAGCGCCCTGGCGCCGTCGGCGTCGCTGTCGGCGGAGGGCGCCAAGCCGGAGCTGTACGCGACGGGCCGCCTGCCGGGCCAGCGCAGCGCGCCGTAG
- a CDS encoding universal stress protein, giving the protein MAGHEFFDSADRKRRPVADPTAADPLAAEEARPTCDPAFKHGVVVGFDGSTSSERALAYAIGMARRSGSGLIIVHVANRLPTTVWAGCEPPVFVDVPDHRTEVLGLELACADYLAEVPWILVERGGDICHELEEVGREYEADAIVVGSTHGIVGRIFGSVAGRLAKRARRPVIVIP; this is encoded by the coding sequence ATGGCCGGTCACGAATTCTTCGACTCCGCGGACCGCAAGCGGCGGCCCGTCGCCGATCCCACGGCGGCCGATCCCCTGGCGGCGGAAGAGGCACGCCCCACTTGCGATCCCGCCTTCAAGCACGGTGTCGTCGTCGGCTTCGACGGTTCGACGTCCAGTGAGCGCGCCCTCGCGTACGCCATCGGCATGGCCCGCCGCTCCGGCTCGGGCCTGATCATCGTTCACGTGGCCAACCGGCTGCCCACGACCGTGTGGGCCGGCTGCGAGCCGCCCGTGTTCGTCGATGTGCCGGATCACCGGACCGAGGTGCTGGGGCTTGAGCTGGCCTGTGCGGATTACCTCGCCGAGGTGCCCTGGATCCTCGTCGAGCGCGGGGGCGACATCTGCCACGAACTCGAAGAGGTGGGGCGGGAGTACGAGGCCGACGCGATCGTCGTCGGTTCCACGCACGGGATCGTCGGGCGGATCTTCGGGTCGGTCGCCGGGCGGCTCGCCAAGCGGGCGCGGCGGCCGGTCATCGTCATTCCTTAG
- the glmS gene encoding glutamine--fructose-6-phosphate transaminase (isomerizing), with protein MCGIVGYIGKRDVAPLLLEGLQRLEYRGYDSAGIVVTSPKTAGLKMVKAKGRVRDLEAKVPARFKGTTGIAHTRWATHGAPSDINAHPHMSADSKVAVVHNGIIDNASDLRRKLEADGVEFLSETDTEVLTHLIARSQAETLEEKVRQALRIVEGTYGIAVMHADFNDRIVVARNGSPVVLGIGEKEMFVASDIAALVAHTRQIVTLDDGEMATLKADDFRTYTTEGTRTTAEPTTVEWEAASYDMGGHDTYMHKEIHEQADAVDRVLRGRIDDRFSTVHLGGLNLDAREARQIRRVKILGCGTSYHAGMIGAQMIEELARIPADAEPASEFRYRNAVVDPDTLYIAVSQSGETYDVLAAVQELKRKGARVLGVVNVVGSAIAREADGGIYVHAGPEVCVVSTKCFTNTTVAFALLALHLGRTRDLSVRDGKRIIEGLRKLPGQIAEMLEQEDEIKKLAQEYAEARSMLFIGRVRGYPVAREASLKLKEVSYIHAEAYPASELKHGPLALIEPALPTVAIVPDDDLLEKNRAALEEIKARSGKILAVAHQNQEKADQTIVVPKNEDELDPILMGIPLQLLAYHTALALGRDIDKPRNLAKSVTVE; from the coding sequence ATGTGCGGAATTGTCGGTTACATCGGCAAGCGCGACGTGGCGCCGCTGCTCCTTGAGGGGCTACAGCGCCTGGAGTACCGGGGCTACGACTCGGCGGGCATAGTCGTCACCTCGCCCAAGACCGCCGGCCTGAAGATGGTCAAGGCCAAGGGCCGGGTCCGGGACCTGGAGGCCAAGGTCCCCGCGCGCTTCAAGGGCACCACCGGCATCGCCCACACCCGCTGGGCCACGCACGGCGCCCCGTCCGACATCAACGCCCACCCGCACATGTCGGCCGACAGCAAGGTCGCCGTCGTCCACAACGGCATCATCGACAACGCCTCCGACCTGCGGCGGAAGCTGGAGGCGGACGGCGTCGAGTTCCTCTCCGAGACCGACACCGAGGTCCTCACCCACCTCATCGCCCGCTCCCAGGCCGAGACGCTGGAGGAGAAGGTCCGCCAGGCGCTGCGGATCGTCGAGGGCACCTACGGCATCGCCGTCATGCACGCCGACTTCAACGACCGCATCGTCGTCGCCCGCAACGGCTCGCCCGTCGTCCTCGGCATCGGCGAGAAGGAGATGTTCGTCGCCTCGGACATAGCGGCGCTGGTCGCCCACACCCGCCAGATCGTCACCCTCGACGACGGCGAGATGGCCACCCTGAAGGCCGACGACTTCCGCACGTACACGACGGAGGGCACCCGCACCACGGCGGAGCCCACCACCGTGGAGTGGGAGGCGGCCTCGTACGACATGGGCGGCCACGACACCTACATGCACAAGGAGATCCACGAGCAGGCCGACGCCGTGGACCGCGTGCTGCGCGGCCGCATCGACGACCGCTTCTCCACCGTGCACCTCGGCGGCCTCAACCTGGACGCCCGCGAGGCGCGCCAGATCCGCCGCGTGAAGATCCTCGGCTGCGGCACCTCGTACCACGCGGGCATGATCGGCGCCCAGATGATCGAGGAGCTGGCCCGTATCCCCGCGGACGCCGAGCCGGCGTCGGAGTTCCGCTACCGCAACGCGGTCGTCGACCCCGACACCCTCTACATCGCCGTCTCCCAGTCCGGCGAGACGTACGACGTCCTCGCGGCCGTACAGGAACTGAAGCGCAAGGGCGCGCGGGTCCTGGGCGTGGTGAACGTCGTCGGCTCGGCGATCGCCCGTGAGGCGGACGGCGGCATCTACGTCCACGCGGGCCCCGAGGTCTGCGTCGTCTCGACGAAGTGCTTCACCAACACGACGGTCGCCTTCGCCCTCCTCGCCCTGCACCTCGGCCGCACCCGCGACCTCTCCGTCCGCGACGGCAAGCGGATCATCGAGGGCCTGCGCAAGCTGCCCGGCCAGATCGCCGAGATGCTGGAGCAGGAGGACGAGATCAAGAAGCTGGCCCAGGAGTACGCCGAGGCCCGCTCGATGCTCTTCATCGGCCGCGTACGGGGCTACCCCGTCGCCCGCGAGGCCTCCCTCAAGCTCAAGGAGGTCTCGTACATCCACGCCGAGGCCTACCCCGCCTCCGAGCTCAAGCACGGCCCTCTGGCCCTCATCGAGCCCGCCCTCCCCACGGTCGCCATCGTCCCCGACGACGACCTCCTGGAGAAGAACCGCGCCGCCCTGGAGGAGATCAAGGCCCGCAGCGGCAAGATCCTCGCGGTGGCCCACCAGAACCAGGAGAAGGCCGACCAGACGATCGTCGTCCCGAAGAACGAGGACGAACTCGACCCGATCCTCATGGGCATCCCCCTCCAACTCCTCGCCTACCACACGGCATTGGCCCTGGGCCGCGACATCGACAAGCCGAGGAACCTGGCGAAGTCGGTGACGGTGGAGTAA
- a CDS encoding DUF4429 domain-containing protein — protein MAEILQRDGTWTFDGDTLRLTPGRDKNVSLLRKTLGELAVPLRALAGISFEQGKKSGRLRLRLRDGSDPLLQATGGRLTDGNDPYQLSVDSDRYGVAEYFVDEIRNALLLDEVPSDPVDAYLLAGPTVPLSVSAGDGTASFDGEYIRLEWNWKTDDAKAAAGTRKLALTDITAVEWHPSVGLENGYLRFTVRNAAPTKAPPKYDPNSVELWGFKKDPLMALVAAAIQARLPHPATAAPKQPAPPPAEPDRQAPEENHDALLRRLRELGELHKSGVLTDEEFTMAKQAVLKRL, from the coding sequence ATGGCGGAAATCCTCCAGCGCGACGGTACGTGGACCTTCGACGGCGACACCCTGCGGTTGACCCCAGGCCGCGACAAGAACGTGAGCCTGCTGCGCAAGACCCTCGGTGAACTCGCGGTCCCGCTGCGCGCGTTGGCGGGCATCTCCTTCGAACAGGGCAAGAAGTCGGGGCGGCTGCGGCTCAGACTGCGCGACGGCTCCGACCCTCTCCTCCAGGCCACCGGCGGCCGGCTGACCGACGGCAACGACCCCTACCAGCTGAGCGTCGACTCGGACCGGTACGGCGTCGCCGAGTACTTCGTGGACGAGATCCGCAACGCCCTGCTCCTGGACGAGGTGCCGTCCGACCCGGTCGACGCGTATCTGCTGGCCGGCCCCACCGTCCCGCTGTCCGTCTCCGCCGGGGACGGCACCGCGAGCTTCGACGGCGAGTACATACGCCTGGAGTGGAACTGGAAGACGGACGACGCCAAGGCCGCCGCCGGGACACGGAAGCTGGCCCTGACGGACATCACGGCCGTGGAGTGGCACCCCTCCGTCGGCCTGGAGAACGGCTACCTCCGCTTCACCGTACGCAATGCGGCCCCGACCAAGGCCCCGCCCAAGTACGACCCGAACTCCGTCGAACTGTGGGGCTTCAAGAAGGACCCCCTGATGGCCCTGGTCGCGGCGGCGATCCAGGCCCGGCTCCCGCATCCGGCGACCGCGGCACCGAAGCAGCCGGCCCCTCCCCCGGCGGAGCCGGATCGACAGGCACCCGAAGAGAACCACGACGCCCTGCTGCGCCGTCTCCGCGAACTCGGCGAGCTCCACAAGTCCGGCGTACTCACGGACGAGGAGTTCACCATGGCCAAGCAGGCGGTCCTCAAACGTCTGTGA
- a CDS encoding acyl-CoA dehydrogenase family protein, whose amino-acid sequence MDHHLSPELEELRRTVEEFAHEVVAPKIGDFYERHEFPYEIVREMGRMGLFGLPFPEEYGGMGGDYLALGIALEELARVDSSVAITLEAGVSLGAMPIHLFGTRAQKEEWLPRLCSGEMLGAFGLTEPDGGSDAGATRTTARLDESTNEWVINGSKCFITNSGTDITGLVTVTAVTDRTPEGKPLISSIIVPSGTPGFSVAAPYSKVGWNASDTRELSFSDVRVPAGNLLGELGRGYAQFLRILDEGRIAISALATGLAQGCVDESVKYAKERHAFGRPIGANQAIQFKIADMEMKAHTARLAWRDAASRLISGEPFKKEAALAKLYSSTIAVDNARDATQIHGGYGFMNEYPVARMWRDSKILEIGEGTSEVQRMLIARELGLAG is encoded by the coding sequence ATGGACCACCACCTCTCTCCCGAACTGGAAGAACTCCGCCGTACGGTCGAGGAGTTCGCCCACGAGGTCGTCGCGCCCAAGATCGGCGACTTCTACGAGCGCCACGAGTTCCCGTACGAGATCGTCCGCGAAATGGGCCGTATGGGGCTGTTCGGGCTGCCGTTCCCGGAGGAGTACGGCGGCATGGGCGGCGACTATCTGGCGCTCGGCATCGCGCTGGAGGAGTTGGCGAGGGTCGACTCGTCCGTGGCCATCACCCTCGAAGCCGGGGTCTCGCTGGGCGCGATGCCGATCCATCTCTTCGGCACGCGGGCGCAGAAGGAGGAGTGGCTGCCGCGCCTGTGCTCGGGCGAGATGCTGGGCGCGTTCGGTCTGACGGAACCGGACGGCGGCAGCGACGCGGGCGCGACCCGTACGACGGCCCGGCTGGACGAGTCGACGAACGAGTGGGTGATCAACGGCAGCAAGTGCTTCATCACCAACTCGGGCACGGACATCACGGGCCTGGTCACGGTCACGGCGGTGACCGACCGCACGCCGGAGGGCAAGCCGCTGATCTCGTCGATCATCGTCCCGTCGGGCACCCCCGGCTTCTCAGTGGCCGCCCCGTACTCCAAGGTCGGCTGGAACGCCTCCGACACCCGGGAGCTGTCCTTCTCCGACGTACGTGTCCCGGCGGGGAACCTCCTCGGTGAACTCGGCCGCGGCTACGCCCAGTTCCTGCGCATCCTCGACGAGGGCCGCATCGCCATCTCGGCCCTCGCCACGGGCCTCGCCCAGGGCTGTGTGGACGAGTCGGTGAAGTACGCGAAGGAACGTCACGCCTTCGGCCGCCCGATCGGCGCCAACCAGGCCATCCAGTTCAAGATCGCCGACATGGAGATGAAGGCCCACACCGCCCGCCTCGCCTGGCGCGACGCCGCCTCCCGCCTGATCTCCGGCGAACCCTTCAAAAAGGAAGCGGCCCTGGCGAAGCTCTACTCGTCGACGATCGCGGTGGACAACGCCCGCGACGCCACGCAGATCCACGGCGGCTACGGCTTCATGAACGAGTACCCCGTGGCCCGCATGTGGCGCGACTCCAAGATCCTGGAGATCGGCGAGGGCACGAGTGAGGTACAACGCATGCTGATCGCCCGGGAACTGGGGCTGGCGGGCTGA
- a CDS encoding hydroxymethylglutaryl-CoA lyase: protein MSDADALPMVVPDPSLPTRVRIHEVGARDGLQNEKATLPTEMKARFIHRLADAGLTTIEATSFVHPKWVPQLADAEALFPLVDDLPVALPVLVPNERGLDRALALGARRVAVFASATESFAKANLNRTVDEALAMFDPVVTRARTEGGHVRGYLSMCFGDPWEGPVPIPQVVRVCRALLAMGCDELSLGDTIGVATPGHVQALLTALNEAGVPTSALGVHFHDTYGQALANTLTALRHGVTTVDASAGGLGGCPYAKSATGNLATEDLVWMLRGLGIDTGVDLGRLVATSEWMAAHLGRPSPSRTVRALGRTTQPHKEQ from the coding sequence ATGAGCGACGCCGACGCACTGCCCATGGTCGTACCGGATCCGAGCCTGCCCACCCGCGTCCGTATCCACGAGGTCGGCGCCCGCGACGGCCTGCAGAACGAGAAGGCGACCCTCCCGACGGAGATGAAGGCCAGGTTCATCCACCGGCTGGCCGACGCGGGCCTCACCACCATCGAGGCCACCAGCTTCGTCCATCCCAAGTGGGTGCCCCAACTCGCCGACGCGGAAGCCCTCTTCCCGCTCGTCGACGACCTGCCGGTGGCCCTCCCGGTCCTCGTCCCCAACGAACGCGGCCTCGACCGCGCCCTGGCGCTGGGCGCGCGCCGCGTGGCCGTGTTCGCCAGCGCGACGGAGTCCTTCGCGAAGGCCAACCTCAACCGGACCGTCGACGAGGCGCTGGCCATGTTCGATCCGGTGGTGACCAGAGCGAGGACGGAAGGCGGACACGTCCGCGGCTACCTCTCCATGTGCTTCGGCGACCCCTGGGAGGGCCCGGTCCCGATCCCCCAGGTCGTACGGGTCTGCCGGGCCCTCCTCGCCATGGGCTGCGACGAGCTCAGCCTCGGCGACACGATCGGCGTGGCGACCCCCGGCCATGTCCAGGCGCTGCTCACCGCGCTGAACGAAGCAGGCGTACCGACGTCGGCGCTCGGCGTCCACTTCCACGACACCTACGGCCAGGCCCTCGCCAACACCCTCACGGCGCTGCGGCACGGCGTCACGACGGTCGACGCGTCGGCCGGGGGCCTCGGCGGCTGCCCCTACGCCAAGTCCGCCACCGGCAATCTCGCCACGGAAGACCTCGTGTGGATGCTGCGGGGACTCGGCATCGACACGGGCGTCGACCTCGGCCGTCTCGTCGCCACCAGCGAGTGGATGGCCGCCCACCTGGGCCGACCCAGCCCGTCCCGCACCGTACGAGCCCTCGGTAGAACAACACAGCCCCACAAGGAGCAGTGA
- a CDS encoding acetyl/propionyl/methylcrotonyl-CoA carboxylase subunit alpha, with the protein MFDTVLVANRGEIAVRVIRTLRSLGVRSVAVYSDADADARHVREADTAVRIGPAPAAESYLSAERLLEAAARTGAQAVHPGYGFLAENADFARACADAGLVFIGPPAEAITLMGDKIRAKETVRAAGVPVVPGSSGSALTDTQLADAAREIGMPVLLKPSAGGGGKGMRLVRDAERLADEIAAARREARASFGDDTLLVERWIDRPRHIEIQVLADAHGNVIHLGERECSLQRRHQKIIEEAPSVLLDEKTRAAMGEAAAQAARSCGYVGAGTVEFIVPGGTAPVGGTPPEPPVSAYYFMEMNTRLQVEHPVTELITDVDLVEMQLRVAAGEALDFGQEDVRLTGHAIEARICAEDPSRGFLPSGGTVLRLREPQGDGVRTDSGLSEGTEVGSLYDPMLSKVIAYGPDRPTALRKLRAALAETVTLGVQTNAGFLRRLLAHPAVVAGELDTGLVEREVDGLVPDGVPVEVYTAAALLRQAALTTADGSGWADPFAAADGWRLGGERAWTAHHLHVPGHEPVTVRVRRTPDGGTEILPAGAEHPLRGAGGVPPRPGAEDRFTFHLDGVTHAFAALPDGTWLGRDGDAWHVRDHDPVAAALTGAAHAGVDSLTAPMPGTVTVVKVAVGDEVTAGQSLVVVEAMKMEHVVSAPHAGTVTELDVTPGTTVAMDQVLAVVEPHAEPQGEPHEEVTE; encoded by the coding sequence ATGTTCGACACCGTCCTCGTGGCCAACCGGGGCGAGATCGCCGTACGCGTCATCCGTACGCTGCGGTCGCTCGGCGTGCGCTCGGTGGCGGTGTACAGCGACGCGGACGCCGACGCCCGGCATGTACGGGAGGCCGACACGGCGGTACGGATCGGCCCGGCACCGGCGGCCGAGAGCTATCTGTCGGCCGAGCGCCTGCTGGAGGCGGCGGCCCGCACCGGCGCACAGGCCGTCCACCCCGGGTACGGCTTCCTCGCCGAGAACGCCGACTTCGCGCGCGCCTGCGCCGACGCCGGGCTTGTCTTCATCGGTCCGCCCGCCGAGGCGATCACGCTCATGGGCGACAAGATCCGCGCCAAGGAGACGGTACGGGCGGCCGGGGTCCCGGTGGTGCCGGGTTCCAGCGGCAGCGCGCTGACCGACACCCAACTCGCCGACGCCGCCCGGGAGATCGGCATGCCGGTGCTGCTCAAGCCCAGCGCGGGCGGCGGCGGCAAGGGGATGCGGCTGGTACGGGACGCGGAACGGCTGGCCGACGAGATCGCCGCCGCCCGCCGCGAGGCCCGCGCCTCCTTCGGCGACGACACCCTCCTCGTCGAGCGGTGGATCGACCGCCCCCGGCACATCGAGATCCAGGTCCTGGCCGACGCCCACGGCAACGTGATCCACCTCGGCGAACGCGAGTGCTCCCTCCAGCGCCGCCACCAGAAGATCATCGAGGAGGCACCGAGCGTCCTGCTCGACGAGAAGACCCGTGCCGCGATGGGCGAGGCGGCGGCCCAGGCGGCCCGCTCCTGCGGATACGTCGGCGCGGGCACGGTGGAGTTCATCGTGCCCGGCGGCACTGCGCCTGTCGGGGGGACACCCCCCGAACCCCCCGTATCGGCGTACTACTTCATGGAGATGAACACCCGCCTCCAGGTGGAACACCCGGTGACCGAACTGATCACGGACGTGGACCTGGTGGAGATGCAGCTGCGGGTGGCGGCCGGGGAGGCGCTGGACTTCGGGCAGGAAGACGTCCGGCTGACCGGGCACGCGATCGAGGCCCGCATCTGCGCCGAGGACCCGTCACGCGGCTTCCTCCCCTCCGGAGGAACGGTCCTGCGCCTGCGCGAGCCCCAGGGCGACGGCGTACGCACGGACTCGGGGCTCAGCGAGGGCACGGAGGTCGGGTCGCTGTACGACCCGATGCTGTCCAAGGTCATCGCGTACGGCCCCGACCGGCCGACCGCCCTCAGAAAACTTCGCGCGGCCCTCGCCGAGACGGTCACGCTGGGGGTGCAGACGAACGCCGGGTTCCTGCGGCGGCTGCTGGCCCATCCGGCGGTGGTGGCGGGCGAGTTGGACACGGGGCTGGTGGAGCGGGAGGTCGACGGGCTGGTACCCGACGGTGTGCCGGTCGAGGTCTACACAGCCGCGGCGTTGCTGCGCCAGGCGGCACTCACCACCGCCGACGGCAGCGGCTGGGCCGACCCGTTCGCCGCGGCGGACGGCTGGCGGCTGGGCGGCGAGCGCGCCTGGACGGCACACCACCTCCACGTGCCGGGCCATGAACCGGTGACCGTGCGCGTGCGCCGCACACCGGACGGCGGGACCGAGATCCTGCCGGCCGGGGCGGAGCATCCCCTCCGGGGGGCCGGGGGCGTGCCCCCGCGGCCCGGGGCGGAGGACCGGTTCACGTTCCACCTCGACGGCGTCACCCACGCCTTCGCCGCGCTGCCGGACGGCACCTGGCTGGGCCGCGACGGTGACGCCTGGCACGTGCGCGACCACGACCCCGTCGCCGCGGCCCTCACTGGCGCCGCCCACGCGGGCGTGGACTCGCTGACCGCCCCGATGCCGGGCACGGTCACCGTCGTCAAGGTGGCCGTGGGGGACGAGGTGACCGCCGGGCAGAGCCTGGTGGTGGTGGAGGCGATGAAGATGGAGCACGTCGTCTCCGCGCCGCATGCCGGGACGGTCACCGAGCTGGACGTCACGCCGGGTACGACCGTCGCCATGGACCAGGTACTTGCCGTGGTCGAACCCCATGCCGAACCCCAGGGCGAACCCCATGAGGAGGTGACGGAATGA